Proteins from a single region of Microtus ochrogaster isolate Prairie Vole_2 linkage group LG5, MicOch1.0, whole genome shotgun sequence:
- the Tmem8b gene encoding transmembrane protein 8B isoform X6 codes for MWLYWFLAVPQSKPSPPTIVQPCIKCPQPSLSRALVPGAAMNMPQSLGNQPLPPEPPSQGTPVEGSAATSPPEHCWPVRPTLRNELDTFSVHFYIFFGPSVALPPERPAVFALRLLPVLDSGGVLSLELQLNVSSLHQENVTVFGCLTHEVPLSLGDAAVTCSKESLSGFLLSVSVTSRVARLRIPFPQTGTWFLTLRSLCGVGPRFVRCRNATAEVRLRTFLSPCVDDCGPYGQCKLLRTHNYLYAACECKAGWRGWGCTDSADALTYGFQLLSTLLLCLSNLMFLPPVVLAIRSRYVLEAAVYTFTMFFSTFYHACDQPGIVVFCIMDYDVLQFCDFLGSLMSVWVTVIAMARLQPVIKQVLYLLGAMLLSMALQLDRHGLWNLLGPSLFALGILATAWTVRSVRRRHCYPPTWRRWLFYLCPGSLIAGSAVLLYAFVETRDNYFYIHSIWHMLIAGSVGFLLPPRAKTDCRVPSGTRARGCGYQLCINEQEELGLVGPGGATVSSICAS; via the exons AGTGTCCACAACCCAGCCTGTCCCGTGCCTTGGTCCCTGGGGCTGCCATGAATATGCCCCAATCACTGGGCAACCAGCCACTGCCCCCAGAGCCACCATCCCAGGGGACCCCTGTAGAAGGGTCTGCAGCCACATCGCCACCTGAGCACTGCTGGCCAGTGCGTCCCACTCTGCGCAACGAGCTGGATACCTTCTCTGTCCACTTCTACATCTTCTTTGGTCCCAGCGTGGCTCTTCCACCTGAGCGCCCAGCTGTGTTTGCTCTGAGGCTGTTGCCAGTGCTGGACAGTGGAGGTGTCCTTAGTCTGGAGCTGCAGCTCAATGTG AGTTCCCTGCACCAAGAAAATGTAACAGTGTTCGGATGCCTGACTCATGAGGTGCCCTTGAGCCTGGGAGATGCTGCTGTGACCTGTTCCAAAG AGTCCCTCTCGGGTTTCCTCCTCTCAGTCAGTGTCACGTCCAGAGTGGCCAGACTTCGAATTCCTTTCCCACAGACGGGGACCTGGTTCCTGACCCTCCGCTCTCTTTGCGGGGTGGGACCTCG GTTCGTGCGATGCCGCAATGCAACGGCTGAAGTGCGGTTGCGCACCTTCTTGTCCCCATGCGTGGATGACTGTGGGCCCTATGGCCAGTGCAAGCTGCTGCGCACCCACAACTACCTGTACGCGGCCTGCGAGTGCAAGGCTG GGTGGCGAGGCTGGGGTTGCACAGACAGTGCCGATGCGCTCACCTATGGATTCCAGCTGCTGTCCACACTCCTCCTCTGCCTGAGCAACCTCATGTTTTTGCCACCTGTGGTCTTGGCCATTCGGAGCCGGTATGTGCTGGAAGCTGCTGTCTACACCTTCACCATGTTCTTCTCCACG TTCTATCATGCCTGTGACCAACCAGGCATTGTGGTTTTCTGCATCATGGACTACGATGTGCTTCAGTTCTGTGACTTCCTGGGCTCCTTAATGTCGGTTTGGGTCACCGTCATTGCCATGGCTCGTTTGCAGCCCGTGATCAAGCAG GTGTTGTATTTGCTGGGGGCTATGCTGCTGTCTATGGCTCTGCAGCTTGACCGGCATGGACTCTGGAACCTGCTTGGACCCAGTCTCTTCGCCCTTGGGATCTTGGCTACAGCTTGG ACAGTTCGCAGCGTCCGGCGCCGGCACTGTTATCCGCCAACATGGCGCCGCTGGCTCTTCTACCTGTGCCCGGGCAGCCTTATTGCAGGCAGTGCCGTCCTTCTGTATGCTTTCGTGGAGACCCGGGACAACTACTTCTACATTCATAGCATTTGGCATATGCTCATTGCTGGCAGCGTAGGCTTCTTGCTACCTCCTCGTGCCAAGACTGACTGCCGGGTCCCATCTGGAACTCGGGCCCGGGGCTGCGGTTACCAGCTGTGCATCAATGAACAGGAAGAACTGGGCCTTGTGGGCCCTGGAGGGGCCACTGTCAGCAGCATCTGTGCCAGCTGA
- the Tmem8b gene encoding transmembrane protein 8B isoform X5, whose translation MNMPQSLGNQPLPPEPPSQGTPVEGSAATSPPEHCWPVRPTLRNELDTFSVHFYIFFGPSVALPPERPAVFALRLLPVLDSGGVLSLELQLNVSSLHQENVTVFGCLTHEVPLSLGDAAVTCSKESLSGFLLSVSVTSRVARLRIPFPQTGTWFLTLRSLCGVGPRFVRCRNATAEVRLRTFLSPCVDDCGPYGQCKLLRTHNYLYAACECKAGWRGWGCTDSADALTYGFQLLSTLLLCLSNLMFLPPVVLAIRSRYVLEAAVYTFTMFFSTFYHACDQPGIVVFCIMDYDVLQFCDFLGSLMSVWVTVIAMARLQPVIKQVLYLLGAMLLSMALQLDRHGLWNLLGPSLFALGILATAWTVRSVRRRHCYPPTWRRWLFYLCPGSLIAGSAVLLYAFVETRDNYFYIHSIWHMLIAGSVGFLLPPRAKTDCRVPSGTRARGCGYQLCINEQEELGLVGPGGATVSSICAS comes from the exons ATGAATATGCCCCAATCACTGGGCAACCAGCCACTGCCCCCAGAGCCACCATCCCAGGGGACCCCTGTAGAAGGGTCTGCAGCCACATCGCCACCTGAGCACTGCTGGCCAGTGCGTCCCACTCTGCGCAACGAGCTGGATACCTTCTCTGTCCACTTCTACATCTTCTTTGGTCCCAGCGTGGCTCTTCCACCTGAGCGCCCAGCTGTGTTTGCTCTGAGGCTGTTGCCAGTGCTGGACAGTGGAGGTGTCCTTAGTCTGGAGCTGCAGCTCAATGTG AGTTCCCTGCACCAAGAAAATGTAACAGTGTTCGGATGCCTGACTCATGAGGTGCCCTTGAGCCTGGGAGATGCTGCTGTGACCTGTTCCAAAG AGTCCCTCTCGGGTTTCCTCCTCTCAGTCAGTGTCACGTCCAGAGTGGCCAGACTTCGAATTCCTTTCCCACAGACGGGGACCTGGTTCCTGACCCTCCGCTCTCTTTGCGGGGTGGGACCTCG GTTCGTGCGATGCCGCAATGCAACGGCTGAAGTGCGGTTGCGCACCTTCTTGTCCCCATGCGTGGATGACTGTGGGCCCTATGGCCAGTGCAAGCTGCTGCGCACCCACAACTACCTGTACGCGGCCTGCGAGTGCAAGGCTG GGTGGCGAGGCTGGGGTTGCACAGACAGTGCCGATGCGCTCACCTATGGATTCCAGCTGCTGTCCACACTCCTCCTCTGCCTGAGCAACCTCATGTTTTTGCCACCTGTGGTCTTGGCCATTCGGAGCCGGTATGTGCTGGAAGCTGCTGTCTACACCTTCACCATGTTCTTCTCCACG TTCTATCATGCCTGTGACCAACCAGGCATTGTGGTTTTCTGCATCATGGACTACGATGTGCTTCAGTTCTGTGACTTCCTGGGCTCCTTAATGTCGGTTTGGGTCACCGTCATTGCCATGGCTCGTTTGCAGCCCGTGATCAAGCAG GTGTTGTATTTGCTGGGGGCTATGCTGCTGTCTATGGCTCTGCAGCTTGACCGGCATGGACTCTGGAACCTGCTTGGACCCAGTCTCTTCGCCCTTGGGATCTTGGCTACAGCTTGG ACAGTTCGCAGCGTCCGGCGCCGGCACTGTTATCCGCCAACATGGCGCCGCTGGCTCTTCTACCTGTGCCCGGGCAGCCTTATTGCAGGCAGTGCCGTCCTTCTGTATGCTTTCGTGGAGACCCGGGACAACTACTTCTACATTCATAGCATTTGGCATATGCTCATTGCTGGCAGCGTAGGCTTCTTGCTACCTCCTCGTGCCAAGACTGACTGCCGGGTCCCATCTGGAACTCGGGCCCGGGGCTGCGGTTACCAGCTGTGCATCAATGAACAGGAAGAACTGGGCCTTGTGGGCCCTGGAGGGGCCACTGTCAGCAGCATCTGTGCCAGCTGA
- the LOC101985636 gene encoding olfactory receptor 13C2-like, which yields MGWANHTAVTEYVLLGLREHHSLEIVLFVLCLSIYCTTLVGNALLVGLIGLDPHLHNPMYFFLSNLSLIDICGTSSFIPLMLLNFLDIQRTISFPSCALQMYMTLALGTTECLLLAMMAYDRYVAICQPLRYSELMNGQLCVQMAALSWGTGFANSLLQSILVWRLPFCGHNVINHFFCEILAMLKLVCGDISLNALILTVATTVLTMAPLLLICLSYTFILAAIFRVPSAAGRTKAFSTCSAHLAVVVIFYGTISFMYLKPKAKDPSVDKIITLFYGIVAPSLNPFIYSLRNTEVKAAVTSLLQGGLLTRKMSHF from the coding sequence atgggatGGGCAAACCACACAGCTGTGACCGAGTATGTCCTGCTGGGACTCCGTGAGCACCACAGCCTAGAGATAGTCCTCTTTGTGCTTTGTCTGAGCATCTACTGCACCACGCTAGTGGGGAATGCCCTCCTTGTGGGGCTGATTGGGCTGGACCCCCACCTGCACAAccccatgtacttctttctcAGCAACCTCTCTCTCATAGACATCTGCGGGACCTCTTCCTTCATACCTCTAATGCTGCTCAACTTCCTGGACATCCAAAGGACCATCTCCTTCCCCAGCTGTGCCCTGCAGATGTACATGACCCTGGCACTGGGTACTACGGAGTGCCTGCTTCTGGCCATGATGGCGTACGACCGGTATGTGGCTATCTGCCAGCCACTTCGGTACTCAGAACTCATGAACGGGCAGCTCTGCGTGCAGATGGCAGCGCTAAGCTGGGGGACGGGCTTTGCCAACTCGCTGCTGCAGTCCATCCTTGTCTGGCGCCTCCCCTTCTGTGGCCATAATGTCATCAACCATTTCTTCTGTGAGATCCTGGCCATGCTGAAACTGGTCTGTGGGGACATCTCCCTCAATGCACTGATATTAACGGTGGCTACAACTGTTCTGACCATGGCCCCACTCCTGCTCATATGCCTCTCTTACACATTCATCCTGGCTGCCATCTTTAGGGTACCCTCTGCTGCAGGCCGGACcaaagccttctccacctgctcTGCCCACCTTGCAGTGGTGGTGATTTTCTATGGGACCATCTCCTTCATGTATCTGAAGCCCAAAGCCAAAGACCCCAGCGTGGATAAGATTATCACACTATTCTATGGGATTGTGGCACCCTCACTAAATCCCTTCATCTACAGTCTGAGGAACACGGAAGTGAAAGCAGCTGTGACCAGCCTGCTGCAGGGAGGTCTCCTCACCAGGAAAATGTCCCACTTTTAA
- the LOC101985920 gene encoding olfactory receptor 13J1-like, whose translation MHWSLQRMWRLSQRPRKCVQAGKDLNNLCGPTNLHPVLLPHGMEPSNRTAVSEFILKGFSGYPALEHLLFPLCSSMYLVTLLGNSAIVAVSTLDARLHTPMYFFLSNLSILDICYTSTFVPLMLVHLLSSRKTISFTGCAIQMCLSLSTGSTECLLLAIMAYDRYLAICQPLRYPVLMSHRLCLVLAGASWALCLLKSVTETIIAMRLPFCGHHVIRHFTCEILAVLKLACGDTSVSDAFLLVGAILLLPVPLTLICLSYMLILATILRVPSAAGRRKAFSTCSAHLAVVLLFYSTIIFMYMRPKSKEAHISDQVFTVLYAVVTPMLNPIIYSLRNKEVKEAARKAWGSRRACR comes from the coding sequence ATGCACTGGAGCCTACAGAGGATGTGGAGACTGTCCCAACGTCCCAGAAAGTGTGTCCAAGCTGGGAAAGACCTTAACAATCTCTGTGGTCCTACCAACCTGCACCCCGTGCTTCTGCCCCACGGTATGGAGCCCAGCAACAGGACAGCCGTCTCTGAGTTTATCTTGAAGGGATTTTCTGGTTACCCGGCCCTGGAGCACCTACTCTTTCCTCTGTGTTCATCCATGTACCTGGTGACCCTGCTGGGGAACAGCGCCATTGTGGCAGTGAGCACTCTGGATGCCCGCCTACACACGCCCATGTACTTTTTTCTGAGTAATCTTTCCATTTTGGACATCTGCTACACATCTACTTTCGTGCCCCTGATGCTGGTCCACCTCCTGTCGTCCCGGAAGACCATCTCCTTTACTGGCTGTGCCATCCAGATGTGCCTGAGCCTCTCCACAGGCTCCACGGAGTGCCTGCTGCTTGCCatcatggcctatgaccgctaccTGGCCATCTGCCAGCCACTCAGGTACCCTGTGCTCATGAGCCACAGGCTCTGCCTGGTGCTGGCAGGTGCCTCCTGGGCACTCTGCCTCCTCAAGTCCGTGACAGAAACCATCATCGCCATGAGGCTGCCCTTCTGTGGCCACCACGTGATCAGACACTTCACCTGCGAGATCCTGGCTGTGCTGAAGCTGGCCTGTGGTGACACATCGGTCAGCGATGCCTTCCTGCTGGTGGGCGCCatcctcctcctgcctgtacCCCTGACCCTCATCTGCCTGTCCTACATGCTGATCCTGGCCACCATCCTGAGGGTGCCCTCAGCTGCTGGGCGCCGCAAAGCTTTCTCCACCTGCTCAGCACACCTGGCTGTGGTCCTGCTTTTCTATAGCACCATCATCTTCATGTATATGAGACCCAAGAGCAAGGAGGCCCATATCTCCGACCAGGTCTTCACAGTCCTCtacgctgtggtgacccccatgctgaaccccatcatctacagcctgaggaacaaggaGGTGAAGGAGGCTGCCAGGAAAGCTTGGGGCAGTCGACGGGCCTGTAGGTGA